The following are from one region of the bacterium genome:
- a CDS encoding YggS family pyridoxal phosphate-dependent enzyme: protein MSIRENLERIKEKIRVKSELVGRDPQEITLVAVTKTVEADRIEEAIAAGVNIIGESRIQEAKEKYRKVESRIIWHLVGHLQRNKAKDAVKIFDLIHSVDSAKLAKEIDKQARKIGKIQKILVEVNVWGEESKYGLNPEEIITFLQEISGLPNIKIKGLMTVAPLYENPEDCRPCFRKLKELVEEIKTENIRNVEMTYLSMGMSNDFEVAIEEGSNMVRIGRAIFGP from the coding sequence ATGTCAATAAGAGAGAATTTAGAAAGAATTAAAGAGAAAATCCGAGTGAAGTCAGAATTGGTTGGTCGAGATCCTCAGGAGATAACTCTGGTGGCAGTGACTAAAACAGTAGAGGCGGATAGGATTGAAGAGGCAATAGCTGCGGGAGTAAATATTATTGGTGAGAGCCGAATCCAGGAAGCGAAAGAAAAATATAGAAAAGTAGAAAGTAGAATTATCTGGCACTTGGTGGGACACTTGCAGAGGAATAAGGCAAAGGATGCTGTTAAAATTTTTGATTTAATCCATTCCGTGGACAGCGCTAAATTGGCGAAAGAGATTGACAAGCAGGCCAGAAAAATCGGGAAGATACAGAAAATCTTAGTGGAAGTGAATGTCTGGGGTGAAGAATCGAAGTATGGATTAAATCCTGAAGAGATAATTACTTTTCTCCAAGAGATTAGCGGACTTCCCAACATAAAGATTAAAGGACTGATGACCGTGGCGCCCCTTTATGAAAATCCGGAAGATTGTAGACCCTGCTTTAGAAAACTAAAGGAACTTGTGGAAGAAATAAAAACTGAAAATATAAGAAATGTGGAAATGACATACCTGTCCATGGGTATGAGTAATGACTTTGAAGTGGCCATTGAGGAAGGTTCAAATATGGTGCGTATAGGAAGAGCAATCTTCGGGCCATAA
- the ileS gene encoding isoleucine--tRNA ligase translates to MEYNKTINLPTTRFQMKADLPNREPQIQKRWEEMELYEAIQEKNKNRPRYILHDGPPYANGNIHMGHALNKILKDIIVKFKLMGGFNVPFVPGWDCHGLPIEYQLLKSLGLRKEEIDRVEFRKKARAYAQEFASIQKEEFKRLGIFGDWENPYLTMSYDYEAKIIEIFKRLVGQGYIYRGKKPVYWCANCETALAEAEVEYSNHTSHSVYVKFPLKKLGKDKETKLQLPTSVLIWTTTPWTLPANVALAFHPQYEYAWVKLSPSDSFLKKEIIIVAKELMSNIMEKLGIKNYDILKVWQGKDFEGIVCSHPFMGRDSLGILADFVTLKEGTGIVHIAPGHGQEDYQIGLKYELPVLALVDVKGKFTKEVPQFSGMDVFSSNKLIIEKMQNSSHLLFSEEIVHTYPHCWRCKKPLIFRATEQWFLDVDKNKLRERMLKAIRKVEWIPKIGENRISSMVETRPDWCLSRQRYWGVPLPIFYCKNCGEPLMSEESISAVRDLFLREGSDAWYIKREEEILPKNIKCPKCKKREFVKEKDIMDVWFDSGVSHEAVLRERENLSWPADLYLEGSDQHRGWFQASLIPAIALEKAPPFKSVLTHGFVVDGEGRKMSKSIGNVIAPQEIIEKYGAEILRLWVASEDYREDVRISSEILGHLVESYRRIRNTFRFLLGNLNDFNISKKVKYKEMSEIDQWMLHRLQELISQVVDDYESFELHRVYRAIHNFCTIELSSFYLDVLKDRLYTFDRNSLPRRSAQTVLYEIAVSLIKLTTPILSHTAEEAWQMVPEVKEASVFLTNLPGVEKKYWNERLAKKWEKILLLRKSVVKVLEIARKEKIIGSSLEAEVDLYTQEKKLATLLHNYQRDWNEILIVSEVKILQEMPSVSSGIGKDKSEVMMRSEEMSELYIRVKRAPGKKCVRCWNWNPTVGENREHTQLCARCVQVVKNLSTSPD, encoded by the coding sequence ATGGAATACAATAAAACAATAAACCTTCCCACTACCCGGTTTCAGATGAAAGCCGATTTGCCAAATCGGGAACCCCAGATACAGAAAAGGTGGGAAGAAATGGAATTATACGAAGCTATCCAGGAAAAGAATAAGAATAGACCAAGGTATATTCTCCACGACGGTCCACCTTATGCTAATGGAAACATCCATATGGGACATGCCTTAAATAAAATTCTTAAGGATATAATCGTTAAGTTTAAACTGATGGGAGGATTCAATGTTCCCTTTGTTCCTGGATGGGATTGCCATGGACTGCCTATTGAATACCAGCTGTTAAAGAGTTTGGGGCTTAGGAAAGAAGAGATAGACAGGGTTGAATTCCGCAAGAAAGCGCGAGCTTATGCGCAAGAGTTTGCTTCCATTCAGAAAGAAGAGTTCAAGCGATTGGGAATTTTTGGCGACTGGGAAAATCCCTATTTAACGATGTCCTACGATTACGAGGCTAAAATCATCGAGATATTCAAGCGTCTTGTGGGGCAAGGTTATATTTACAGAGGAAAGAAACCAGTCTATTGGTGTGCAAATTGCGAGACAGCTCTGGCCGAAGCCGAAGTAGAATATTCCAATCACACTTCCCATTCTGTTTATGTGAAATTCCCCCTCAAAAAATTGGGAAAAGATAAGGAGACTAAATTACAACTACCTACTTCCGTTCTCATCTGGACAACAACTCCCTGGACTTTGCCCGCTAATGTAGCTCTTGCTTTTCATCCACAATACGAATATGCATGGGTAAAGTTATCTCCTTCGGATTCTTTTTTAAAAAAAGAGATAATAATTGTGGCTAAAGAGTTGATGTCGAATATAATGGAAAAATTAGGGATTAAAAATTATGATATTCTGAAAGTTTGGCAGGGTAAAGATTTCGAAGGAATTGTTTGCTCTCATCCTTTTATGGGAAGGGATTCTCTCGGCATCTTAGCCGATTTCGTGACCTTGAAGGAAGGAACGGGGATAGTGCACATTGCTCCCGGACACGGGCAGGAAGATTACCAAATTGGGTTGAAATATGAGCTTCCGGTTTTAGCTCTTGTAGATGTTAAGGGAAAATTTACTAAAGAAGTTCCACAATTTTCCGGGATGGATGTTTTTTCTTCTAACAAGCTAATTATAGAAAAAATGCAGAATTCCTCTCACCTTCTCTTTTCTGAAGAGATTGTCCATACTTATCCCCACTGTTGGCGCTGCAAGAAGCCACTTATTTTCCGGGCTACGGAACAGTGGTTCCTGGATGTAGATAAAAATAAGCTCAGAGAAAGGATGCTGAAAGCAATAAGAAAGGTGGAATGGATTCCCAAAATTGGAGAAAATAGAATCTCTAGTATGGTGGAAACAAGACCAGATTGGTGTCTTTCCCGTCAAAGGTATTGGGGAGTTCCCCTTCCTATCTTCTATTGTAAAAATTGTGGGGAACCGCTAATGTCTGAAGAGAGCATAAGTGCTGTTCGAGATTTGTTTCTCAGGGAGGGAAGCGATGCCTGGTATATAAAAAGAGAAGAAGAGATTCTGCCAAAAAATATAAAGTGCCCCAAATGCAAAAAAAGAGAATTTGTTAAAGAGAAAGATATTATGGATGTCTGGTTCGATTCTGGGGTCAGTCATGAAGCTGTTCTGAGAGAGCGAGAAAACCTATCCTGGCCCGCAGACTTATACCTGGAGGGCTCAGACCAGCACAGGGGTTGGTTCCAGGCCTCGTTGATTCCTGCAATTGCCTTGGAAAAGGCACCTCCCTTTAAGAGTGTTTTAACTCACGGGTTTGTCGTTGATGGTGAAGGCAGAAAAATGTCCAAATCGATAGGTAACGTAATTGCCCCCCAGGAAATTATCGAAAAGTATGGCGCTGAGATTTTAAGGCTATGGGTTGCTTCGGAAGACTACCGTGAAGATGTGCGCATTTCTTCAGAAATTCTCGGTCACCTTGTCGAAAGTTATCGACGAATCAGAAATACTTTCCGTTTCCTTTTAGGAAACTTGAATGATTTCAATATTTCAAAAAAGGTAAAATACAAAGAGATGTCGGAAATCGATCAGTGGATGCTGCATAGATTGCAGGAATTGATTTCCCAGGTGGTAGACGATTATGAATCCTTCGAATTACATCGAGTTTATAGAGCTATCCACAATTTCTGCACCATAGAGCTTTCCTCATTCTATTTAGATGTGCTTAAGGATAGGCTGTATACTTTTGACAGAAATTCTCTTCCCCGAAGGTCGGCTCAGACGGTTCTTTATGAAATAGCAGTGAGTTTGATTAAACTCACTACACCAATTCTGTCACATACTGCCGAAGAGGCCTGGCAGATGGTGCCAGAGGTTAAGGAGGCGAGTGTCTTTTTGACTAATCTTCCTGGGGTGGAGAAAAAGTATTGGAACGAGCGACTGGCGAAAAAGTGGGAGAAGATTTTGCTCCTCAGGAAAAGTGTGGTGAAGGTACTGGAGATTGCCCGAAAAGAGAAGATTATCGGGAGTTCTCTGGAAGCAGAGGTAGACCTTTATACTCAGGAAAAGAAGTTAGCTACTCTTCTCCATAATTACCAGAGAGATTGGAATGAGATTCTCATTGTTTCTGAAGTGAAGATTCTCCAGGAAATGCCTTCAGTCTCTTCCGGGATAGGGAAGGACAAATCGGAAGTTATGATGAGAAGCGAGGAGATGTCTGAACTATATATTAGAGTGAAAAGGGCGCCGGGAAAGAAGTGTGTGCGCTGCTGGAACTGGAATCCCACTGTGGGAGAGAACAGAGAACATACCCAGCTTTGCGCAAGGTGTGTACAAGTAGTTAAGAATCTGTCAACTTCTCCTGACTGA
- the lspA gene encoding signal peptidase II: protein MYLITLILLSVDQFSKYIIRQKMSLAESIPIIKSVFHITYVENRGIAFGLFPQGSSLFIVISLIIILGIIFFERKKVIKSLKERFCLGLILGGALGNLIDRLRFGFVIDFLDFRIWPVFNLADSGVCIGGILMVFFLLRKRPCKERTVG, encoded by the coding sequence GTGTACTTAATTACTCTAATTCTACTATCTGTTGACCAGTTCTCTAAGTATATAATTAGACAAAAGATGTCTCTCGCAGAGTCAATTCCGATTATAAAGAGTGTATTCCACATCACTTATGTTGAGAACAGGGGCATTGCTTTCGGGCTTTTTCCTCAAGGGAGCTCTCTTTTTATCGTTATTTCCCTAATTATTATTTTAGGTATTATCTTTTTTGAAAGAAAAAAGGTTATTAAATCATTAAAGGAAAGGTTCTGTTTAGGGTTAATTTTGGGTGGTGCTTTAGGTAATCTTATTGACCGATTGAGGTTCGGGTTTGTAATCGATTTTTTAGATTTCCGCATCTGGCCTGTGTTTAACCTTGCCGATTCTGGTGTCTGTATTGGCGGCATTCTTATGGTATTTTTTCTGTTAAGGAAGCGTCCCTGTAAGGAAAGAACCGTTGGTTAG
- a CDS encoding helix-turn-helix domain-containing protein, with protein sequence MQRLMTIREVADYLRLSKVTVYKMTRQGKIPALKIGKQWRYNKSEIDSWVKQKSNSKHH encoded by the coding sequence ATGCAAAGATTAATGACTATAAGAGAGGTAGCAGATTATCTTAGATTGAGTAAAGTTACAGTGTACAAAATGACCCGCCAGGGTAAGATTCCTGCCTTAAAAATTGGGAAACAGTGGCGTTACAACAAGTCAGAAATAGATTCTTGGGTTAAGCAAAAATCGAATAGTAAGCACCATTAA
- the proC gene encoding pyrroline-5-carboxylate reductase, which translates to MEQNDEKWMKEKRRKGGERRRPGGGRPPFVERRKGKRRKNSSAMVPKEKKNLWKEKRVVFIGCGNMGSALISGILESGLISKDKVLVTDIRPKRLEYIREKEGVSTTEDNREAVEKSDVIVLAVKPQVIGRVLSEIKDVVTGDKVIISIAAGITTGFIEKALGKEVSVVRVMPNTPALVKTGASGLSPGKYAGEQEEAIAQQMMRRVGIVVKVPEEMLDAVTALSGSGPAYIFYIIESLIEAGMEMGLSEDDARKLVGQTVLGAVRMVMDTGESPQVLRARVTSPGGTTEAALKYLEEKGFQKILIAAVKEAAIRSKELSTG; encoded by the coding sequence ATGGAACAAAATGACGAAAAATGGATGAAAGAAAAGAGAAGAAAAGGAGGAGAAAGGCGCCGTCCTGGTGGAGGAAGACCCCCTTTTGTTGAACGTCGTAAAGGAAAAAGAAGGAAAAATTCATCTGCTATGGTCCCTAAAGAGAAAAAGAACCTATGGAAAGAGAAAAGGGTGGTTTTCATTGGCTGTGGAAATATGGGTAGTGCATTAATCTCGGGAATTCTGGAGAGCGGACTGATTAGTAAGGATAAGGTTTTGGTTACTGATATTAGACCTAAGCGGCTTGAGTATATCAGGGAAAAAGAAGGAGTCTCTACTACCGAGGACAACAGAGAAGCAGTGGAGAAGAGCGATGTTATTGTTTTGGCTGTAAAGCCCCAGGTAATTGGGAGGGTTCTTTCTGAAATTAAAGATGTTGTGACAGGAGATAAAGTGATTATCTCCATCGCTGCTGGAATTACTACAGGCTTTATAGAGAAAGCTCTTGGCAAAGAAGTTTCGGTGGTTAGAGTAATGCCCAATACTCCTGCTCTGGTCAAAACAGGTGCCTCAGGTCTCTCCCCAGGTAAGTATGCAGGCGAACAGGAAGAGGCTATTGCACAACAGATGATGCGTAGAGTGGGAATTGTAGTTAAAGTTCCTGAAGAGATGCTCGATGCAGTAACTGCCCTTTCAGGTAGCGGTCCAGCATATATATTCTATATCATTGAGTCGCTAATTGAGGCAGGGATGGAAATGGGGTTATCAGAGGATGATGCGAGAAAACTGGTTGGTCAGACGGTCCTCGGTGCAGTGAGGATGGTTATGGACACAGGGGAAAGTCCTCAAGTTTTAAGAGCGAGAGTGACATCGCCTGGCGGAACAACTGAAGCTGCATTGAAATATCTTGAGGAAAAAGGATTTCAGAAAATTTTGATTGCCGCCGTGAAGGAGGCTGCTATAAGGTCAAAAGAGCTAAGCACAGGTTAA
- the pgeF gene encoding peptidoglycan editing factor PgeF, whose product MRDFFLPISFTSKFPVLAGITTYSAGNAKFPKKRREIARRLNIPYSRITTGEQIHKNSIAIVREKDLGREFPTTDGLITDLPNVPLAIFVADCPPIFLFHPQRKKIVGLLHAGWRSTVANISSQAVEVMSEIFGVKARNLLVVIGPHICKECYRVSWSPVAKSFTECFESFGREVLASIISDSPQASQEKFWSIDLAKANSYQLQRAGVLPENIEIISTCTYEHKNFFSYRRDKASAGRMMAIIQLNFS is encoded by the coding sequence ATGAGAGACTTCTTTCTTCCCATCTCCTTTACTTCTAAGTTTCCTGTTTTAGCTGGCATTACAACTTACAGTGCAGGTAATGCAAAATTCCCAAAAAAGAGAAGAGAAATAGCCCGCCGATTAAACATACCGTATTCTCGAATCACTACTGGAGAGCAGATACATAAGAATAGTATCGCTATAGTTAGAGAGAAAGATTTAGGCAGAGAGTTTCCCACTACAGATGGGCTTATTACTGACCTACCCAATGTTCCTCTTGCCATATTTGTTGCAGACTGCCCTCCCATATTCCTTTTCCACCCGCAAAGGAAAAAAATAGTGGGTCTCCTGCATGCCGGTTGGCGAAGCACAGTTGCCAATATTTCTTCCCAAGCAGTGGAGGTAATGTCAGAGATTTTTGGAGTAAAAGCAAGAAATCTTCTTGTAGTCATTGGACCGCATATTTGCAAAGAATGTTATAGAGTCTCCTGGTCTCCAGTAGCAAAATCTTTCACTGAGTGCTTTGAGTCTTTTGGAAGAGAAGTTTTAGCCTCGATAATTTCAGACTCCCCTCAAGCCTCCCAGGAAAAATTTTGGTCCATTGATTTAGCCAAGGCAAATTCATACCAGTTGCAGCGAGCAGGAGTTCTCCCGGAAAATATAGAAATAATTTCCACCTGTACTTATGAACATAAGAATTTCTTTTCCTATCGCCGAGATAAAGCCTCTGCTGGACGGATGATGGCAATAATCCAACTAAATTTTTCTTGA
- a CDS encoding PilT/PilU family type 4a pilus ATPase: MGIADLLREMVDKKGSDLHLRVGSPPIFRIDGRLVRSSYPHLSPKETERIGLSLLNEKQKQILEENHECDLSYAIEGLARFRINIFFQKGTIHIAFRLVPFEIPNFEQLNLPPVLKKISENDRGLVLVTGPTGCGKSTTLAAIVDYINSTRSVHVITIEDPIEFLHQDKKSVITQRELGKDTLDYPAALKHIVRQDPNVILVGEMRDLATMAASLTAAQLGSLVLSTVHTIDAIQTITRIIDLFPPYQQNQVRLQLADTLKAVISQRLLPRADGKGRVPAVEVLVATALVKKLIEENNIGEILGAMGKGDYYGMQSFNQALQKLYSKGLVKMEDALASASTPEELLLYIRGIDSGSGAKT, from the coding sequence ATGGGAATTGCTGACCTTTTACGCGAAATGGTTGATAAAAAGGGTTCCGACCTGCATCTCCGTGTGGGAAGTCCGCCCATTTTTCGAATCGATGGACGGCTTGTACGCAGTTCATATCCCCATCTTAGTCCCAAGGAGACTGAGCGGATCGGCCTATCCCTTTTAAATGAGAAGCAGAAACAGATTTTGGAGGAGAACCACGAGTGCGACCTGTCTTATGCAATAGAAGGATTGGCCCGTTTCAGAATCAATATTTTCTTCCAGAAAGGAACTATTCACATAGCATTTCGCCTTGTGCCTTTTGAAATTCCTAATTTTGAACAGTTAAATTTGCCTCCTGTATTAAAAAAGATTTCAGAGAATGACCGGGGACTTGTATTGGTCACAGGACCGACGGGCTGTGGCAAATCTACAACGTTGGCGGCAATTGTCGACTACATTAATTCCACACGTTCCGTTCATGTTATAACAATCGAAGATCCTATTGAATTTCTCCATCAAGATAAGAAAAGCGTTATAACTCAAAGGGAGTTAGGTAAAGATACGCTCGATTATCCTGCTGCCTTAAAACATATTGTCCGCCAGGATCCCAATGTAATTCTGGTAGGTGAAATGAGAGATTTAGCCACAATGGCTGCATCATTAACTGCCGCCCAGTTGGGAAGCCTTGTACTATCCACGGTCCATACGATCGATGCCATTCAAACAATAACTCGTATTATAGACCTTTTTCCACCCTACCAACAGAATCAAGTTCGCCTGCAATTGGCTGATACTTTGAAAGCAGTGATTTCCCAGAGGCTTCTGCCCAGAGCTGATGGAAAGGGTAGAGTACCTGCAGTGGAAGTTCTGGTTGCTACTGCGCTGGTCAAGAAATTGATAGAAGAAAATAATATAGGAGAAATTCTTGGTGCTATGGGAAAAGGCGATTATTACGGAATGCAAAGTTTCAATCAGGCATTACAGAAATTGTATAGTAAGGGACTGGTCAAGATGGAAGATGCTTTAGCTTCTGCCAGTACCCCCGAAGAGCTTCTATTATATATTCGCGGAATAGATTCAGGAAGTGGTGCAAAAACTTAA
- a CDS encoding transposase: MIKIQRTVSIKLKDFPDTISDTFQAYTNALNYIANIAIEEKLCFTPFKLQKRAYHEIRKKFGLKSQMTINAIRLVTSTFKSAWKNKRFKLPNFSRKSILLNYPRDFKIIDRQYLSLNTIYGRQKVEFVSGDHQRRYLDGSWQIGSGHLIKKRTGYYFNISVSKEIEDISLQETVDVIGVDIGQRYLAVASVPNSRCKFFKGGELKHKKERFRKTRSGLQSKGTRSSKRVLQRLSGRERRWQTDRNHTVSKQIVEFAKGYRRPIIVMEDLKGIRKTAKQRKEQRYFFHSWAFNELQRFVEYKAQAVGVPVFKIKPEYTSQVCPKCGHLTKSNGLQFICSFCGFSLHRDLLGSRNIATKFVVNRQALIGNGLQSISPEVASVDVKGSKKQLRRSSATSS; encoded by the coding sequence ATGATAAAAATACAGAGGACTGTCTCTATCAAACTCAAAGATTTCCCGGATACTATATCCGATACTTTTCAAGCTTATACTAATGCGCTGAACTACATCGCTAATATAGCTATAGAAGAAAAACTCTGCTTTACTCCTTTTAAACTTCAAAAAAGAGCCTATCATGAGATTAGGAAAAAATTCGGGCTTAAATCCCAAATGACTATCAATGCTATAAGGCTGGTAACTTCTACTTTCAAGTCCGCCTGGAAAAATAAGAGATTCAAACTTCCCAATTTCAGTAGAAAGAGTATTCTTCTTAACTATCCGAGAGATTTTAAAATCATAGACAGACAATATCTTTCTCTTAATACTATTTATGGACGCCAAAAGGTAGAATTTGTATCTGGAGACCACCAGAGACGGTATCTTGATGGCTCCTGGCAGATAGGTTCTGGTCATCTTATTAAGAAAAGAACTGGTTATTACTTTAACATTTCTGTGAGTAAAGAAATTGAAGATATTAGTCTCCAAGAAACCGTTGATGTTATTGGAGTAGATATTGGGCAACGCTACCTTGCTGTTGCTTCTGTTCCTAACAGCAGGTGCAAATTTTTCAAAGGTGGGGAACTTAAACACAAAAAAGAGCGGTTCCGCAAGACACGATCTGGGCTTCAGTCTAAGGGCACTCGTTCCAGCAAGAGAGTTCTTCAACGCCTTTCTGGACGAGAGAGACGGTGGCAGACTGATAGAAACCATACTGTGTCTAAACAAATTGTTGAGTTTGCAAAAGGCTACAGAAGACCTATTATTGTTATGGAGGATCTGAAAGGCATCAGAAAAACAGCGAAACAGAGAAAAGAGCAGAGGTATTTTTTTCATTCTTGGGCTTTTAACGAGCTTCAGAGATTTGTAGAGTATAAAGCTCAAGCAGTTGGGGTTCCTGTTTTCAAAATAAAGCCCGAATACACCTCTCAAGTCTGCCCCAAATGTGGACATTTGACCAAATCTAATGGGCTTCAATTCATTTGCTCCTTTTGTGGATTCAGTCTCCATCGTGATCTTCTTGGTTCTCGAAATATTGCAACCAAATTTGTTGTCAATAGGCAAGCTCTTATTGGCAATGGGCTTCAGTCAATAAGCCCTGAAGTAGCGAGCGTTGATGTCAAAGGCTCGAAAAAGCAATTGAGACGGAGTTCAGCTACAAGCTCTTGA
- the mtnA gene encoding S-methyl-5-thioribose-1-phosphate isomerase, with amino-acid sequence MINTICWKKGKVYILDQRELPHKEEVIECKNYQKVVLCIEKMSIRGAPAIGIASAMGLALGARSIKDKTKSGFFKKLKAIANRFLHTRPTGANLFWAIEKLLSLARKNRKKSLEEIKYILEKEAINILKEDIKLNKQIGKNGLKLIDKPANILTHCNTGSLATGGYGTALGVIRAAYSKGKIKKVFVDETRPALQGARLTAWELVHDKIPSVLVTDNMAGHLMQKGVVDCVIVGADRIAANGDVVNKIGTYTLAVLANHHRVPFYVAAPSATVDMKTHKGEDIVIEQRNSKEVLEFQGRRIAPKNMAVVNPAFDLTPHKLVSAIITERGVIRHPNRRKMVSLFT; translated from the coding sequence ATGATTAATACAATCTGCTGGAAAAAAGGCAAAGTCTATATCTTAGATCAAAGGGAACTCCCTCATAAAGAAGAAGTAATTGAGTGTAAGAACTACCAGAAAGTTGTCCTTTGTATTGAAAAGATGTCCATCCGCGGCGCTCCCGCGATTGGCATTGCTTCTGCGATGGGACTGGCTCTGGGGGCAAGAAGCATCAAGGACAAAACGAAAAGTGGGTTCTTCAAAAAATTAAAAGCAATAGCAAATCGTTTCCTACATACCCGACCAACCGGAGCAAATCTTTTCTGGGCAATTGAGAAGTTGCTTAGCTTAGCCAGAAAGAATCGTAAGAAATCTTTAGAAGAAATCAAATATATTCTTGAAAAGGAAGCCATTAACATACTAAAAGAGGACATTAAATTAAATAAGCAAATTGGCAAAAACGGACTGAAGTTAATTGATAAACCAGCCAATATTCTTACCCATTGCAATACAGGTTCACTGGCTACAGGAGGTTATGGAACAGCCCTGGGAGTGATTAGAGCAGCTTATAGCAAGGGGAAGATAAAGAAAGTTTTTGTGGATGAGACACGTCCGGCACTACAGGGAGCTCGTCTTACTGCGTGGGAGCTTGTTCATGATAAGATTCCATCTGTTTTGGTGACCGATAATATGGCCGGGCATCTTATGCAGAAGGGCGTTGTCGATTGCGTAATTGTGGGCGCCGACCGCATTGCTGCAAATGGCGATGTGGTTAACAAGATCGGGACCTATACTTTGGCTGTTTTAGCAAACCATCACCGTGTTCCCTTCTATGTTGCCGCTCCCTCAGCCACTGTTGATATGAAGACTCATAAGGGTGAAGATATTGTGATTGAACAGAGAAATTCCAAAGAAGTTCTGGAATTCCAAGGAAGGAGAATTGCTCCCAAGAATATGGCTGTGGTCAACCCTGCTTTTGACCTTACGCCACATAAGTTAGTGAGTGCTATCATAACTGAGAGAGGAGTTATCAGGCATCCCAATAGAAGAAAAATGGTCTCACTTTTCACATAA
- a CDS encoding PilZ domain-containing protein: MKRILTSTDRRASIRVLAGIPVKVKVRDLPGNIPTSFSAETADLSSRGASLLLNNSLPVSSRISLTLDLAFPFPRLEADAKVLWNYFLPRDKKFNCGVQFLGLKKEYKRILKEFTKTKSSLGEAIPKRRRTERRTKAERRTTVIPDHASNCRRVRDRRSFERRQTLGRRFFRKLTESVLQLILLFKKKDIES; the protein is encoded by the coding sequence ATGAAAAGGATTTTAACTTCAACAGATAGAAGGGCATCAATAAGAGTTTTAGCAGGAATCCCTGTTAAAGTAAAAGTGAGGGATTTACCCGGTAATATTCCGACGAGTTTCTCTGCAGAGACAGCCGATTTAAGTTCCCGGGGGGCTTCTCTCCTTTTAAATAATTCTCTACCAGTTTCTTCGAGGATTTCATTAACTCTTGATTTAGCCTTTCCTTTCCCCCGGCTGGAAGCAGATGCAAAAGTCCTCTGGAACTATTTCCTACCGAGAGATAAAAAATTTAATTGTGGAGTGCAATTTTTAGGTTTAAAGAAAGAGTATAAGAGAATATTAAAAGAATTTACAAAAACGAAAAGCAGTCTTGGCGAAGCAATACCTAAACGGAGAAGAACGGAAAGAAGAACAAAGGCTGAACGAAGAACCACGGTGATACCTGACCATGCTTCCAATTGCCGGCGAGTAAGAGATAGGAGGTCTTTTGAGCGTAGACAGACTCTGGGGAGGCGCTTTTTTCGAAAATTAACAGAATCAGTTCTACAGTTAATTCTTCTATTTAAAAAGAAAGATATCGAATCTTAA